Proteins from a single region of Rhizobium leguminosarum bv. trifolii WSM1325:
- a CDS encoding Succinate-semialdehyde dehydrogenase (PFAM: Aldehyde Dehydrogenase~KEGG: ret:RHE_PF00364 succinate-semialdehyde dehydrogenase protein) gives MNVNQHSSHPDHDPFELGAFSRGLYIGGAWRPAAGEGRIEVIDPSTEAVIAAVPDATLADAAAAVEAAASAAESWRETPPRKRSEILRRCFELMVERSETLARLISLENGKALRDARGEVAYAAEFFRWNAEEAVRISGEFGLAPAGGNRIVVDYQPIGICVLITPWNFPAAMATRKIAPALAAGCTVILKPASETPLTAYALAALYEEAGVPPGVVNVMTTSTPGPVIAAMLADPRVRKLSFTGSTGVGRMLLAEAAKNVISCSMELGGNAPFVVFDDADIDAAIEGLMVAKMRNAGEACTAANRIYIQSGIHDAFAKKFTQRMAALNVGSGVDADTECGPMITRKAVEKIERLVEDAISRGARVLCGGRSLAGRGFFYRPTVLVDVSPASDMGCEEIFGPVAPLYRFESEAEVIAAANDTEYGLAAYIYTRDIGRGMRVASKIEAGMIALNRGLVSDPAAPFGGVKQSGLGREGGQHHGIAEFMEAKYIATSF, from the coding sequence ATGAACGTCAACCAGCATTCTTCGCATCCAGACCACGATCCCTTCGAGCTCGGCGCGTTCTCCCGCGGCCTCTATATTGGCGGCGCCTGGCGGCCTGCGGCGGGCGAGGGTCGGATCGAGGTGATCGACCCCTCGACCGAGGCGGTCATTGCCGCCGTGCCGGATGCGACCCTTGCGGATGCGGCAGCGGCCGTGGAGGCCGCCGCAAGCGCCGCGGAAAGCTGGCGCGAGACGCCGCCTAGAAAGCGTTCCGAGATCCTGCGCCGCTGCTTCGAACTTATGGTGGAGCGCTCCGAAACGCTTGCCCGGCTCATTTCGCTCGAGAACGGGAAGGCGTTGCGCGACGCGCGCGGCGAGGTGGCCTATGCGGCGGAGTTCTTTCGTTGGAACGCCGAGGAGGCGGTGCGGATCTCTGGTGAGTTCGGCCTTGCCCCGGCCGGCGGAAACCGCATCGTCGTCGATTACCAGCCTATCGGCATCTGCGTTCTCATCACACCGTGGAATTTCCCGGCCGCGATGGCGACCCGCAAGATCGCGCCTGCCCTTGCGGCAGGCTGCACCGTCATCTTGAAGCCTGCGAGCGAGACGCCGCTGACGGCCTATGCACTTGCGGCTCTCTACGAGGAGGCTGGCGTGCCGCCGGGCGTCGTGAACGTGATGACAACATCGACGCCGGGCCCCGTCATCGCCGCCATGCTGGCCGACCCGCGGGTGCGAAAACTCTCCTTCACAGGCTCGACCGGCGTCGGCCGCATGCTTCTGGCGGAAGCGGCGAAAAATGTCATCTCCTGTTCCATGGAACTCGGGGGCAACGCCCCGTTCGTTGTTTTCGACGATGCGGACATTGACGCGGCGATCGAGGGTCTGATGGTCGCGAAAATGCGCAATGCGGGTGAGGCCTGCACGGCGGCAAACCGCATTTATATCCAGTCCGGTATCCACGATGCCTTCGCCAAAAAATTTACCCAACGCATGGCCGCCCTCAACGTAGGCTCGGGTGTGGATGCGGATACGGAATGCGGTCCGATGATCACGCGCAAGGCGGTGGAGAAGATCGAGCGCCTTGTTGAGGACGCCATTTCGCGGGGAGCGCGTGTCCTCTGCGGCGGACGATCATTGGCAGGCCGCGGCTTTTTTTATCGGCCGACGGTGCTTGTCGATGTTTCCCCGGCCTCCGATATGGGCTGCGAGGAGATTTTCGGTCCCGTCGCGCCGCTCTACCGTTTCGAGAGCGAGGCAGAAGTCATCGCTGCCGCCAACGATACGGAATATGGCCTCGCCGCCTACATCTATACCCGCGACATTGGCCGCGGCATGCGCGTCGCCTCCAAGATCGAGGCCGGCATGATCGCGCTCAATCGTGGACTGGTCTCCGATCCCGCCGCTCCCTTTGGCGGTGTGAAACAGAGCGGCCTTGGACGTGAAGGAGGGCAGCATCACGGTATCGCCGAGTTCATGGAAGCCAAGTACATTGCGACAAGTTTCTGA